A stretch of DNA from Odontesthes bonariensis isolate fOdoBon6 chromosome 5, fOdoBon6.hap1, whole genome shotgun sequence:
AAGCTCTATTTAGAATTTATTCAAGTACAGTGTTTCATACTTAATTTCATGGACTGTAATTTAAAGTCTTAACTGCTATGGAGCAAGAATTGAGGCATAAGTTTTGTAACTTGTATCACTATAAAAAAGCTGAGGGAGCAGAACTCGTCAGGCAGTAATCCAAgaaaaggatattttgatgcagtacaattattatattatatctaaccatgtatttttaatggaaaaggttaaccaagtagtttgtaatgtgtaaaacaacaaaataggACGGTAATTGAACATGGCTCTCCTGCTGGACAGTGTGTCGGTAGCTCCGGTAGTTCAGTCCGTCCGACCTCCAGATGTGGACCTTGTTGCCTGTTAAATGTGATGCATCAGTGATTTCATGACTATTATACAAAATGATATTACACTGCATTCATCTTTAAAGTTATTGTGTCCCATAGCAgataaaaacagtgaaaatgtGTGTCTGAACACAAACCAATAGCTTTGAGACTGGGTTGAACACGCAGCACAGAGTAAAAAGTCTTGTGGTATAATTATCATTGCAAATTAGGTGGTTCATGTCACAAGAAACCAAACGGAAGACATCCCGTGGcctctgtggggaatccaggCAGAGaaccaccaggagcacctgtaagttgaagaaacagagaaataaaacaaaacaacaaagaaaaaagaaagcacaacCACAAACAACACAACCGTGGATACAGATGGCCcgaaaccacaggacaacacagcaACTGCATAGCAAGCATGCAAATGGGCCAATAAAtgggtgtgtgtgcacatgttatACACTCAGCATAGGTCCCACATGAACCGTGCTCAGTTATGAGTGTATAGGGCCACCGCCctcccccccagcaatcagaagcaggcaggGAGGACCCCAAAACCCAGGCCACCAGCAGCCCCCACGGAGCACAGAACCGGGGAAGCCCACCGCAGGGACAACCATGCATCCACCCAGAACACTGCAGAGGAAGCCCAAGGACAGAACCCCCACGACCATAGGACAGAAGCCTCCCGGGAATCAGGGGCAACAGCCCACCGGCCCCGCCAGGTCCCTGCCAACCAGACACAGGTCGAGTGCCGTTCCCGGGCACTCATGCATGTGGTTTgctgactgctgctgctgcacactAAATGCCCCCCCGGTGACAATAAAGATGAACTTAAACCTTGAATGTGTAATCTGAATATAGAAAATGACATCAGATGCTGCTGATGCAGTGGTCACGTAATGTTACCATGAATATATACACATGCAGCACAGATAAAACTGCACAGGCATAATCAGACAGACACTAATCAGGGACACATGTTTAATCTGAGTATAGACAAGGTCTCTTTGCAGAAAACTTTTATTTTAGAAATAGAAATGATCATAAAATTGAAGGGAAAAGTCATTATTAAAAACACTGATGGATTTCAAATTGTTTTATAATAAGCAGCGGCTGTCATTGCTTTAAACTTGAAGATCTCTTGGGAATATAAAGACATGCTCAGAGTTTTATTGGTtgaaaaatcagaaaacaaGCTCATTATTATTCAGACTATCTTTATTTATCTTAAAACATGTTCCAGGTTATCTTATCTGCTGATGAAAGTAATAAAGTCAAATCACtcagtgagaaataaaaacacatcaaagttgaacagtgtttaaaaatatgaattgaactAAAGTAAttattaaaaagaataaaacaacaaacaagcACAGAAATCATGGCCCTTATCTAATGAAGTTCTGTTATAAATGCATGTGACAGGGGTcctcaacgtttttcaggccagggacccccaaactgatggagagttggagcagggacccccctactatttatatggcatacaattgtgtttcatatttaacggggccttgTGCCGtttataaacatagctactctgttattgtacattcaatacaaagctattcaaataatacacaggttaatatattcatgtttttattttaaacatgtgcaaggtacagggtggccgtgccactgccatttataaacaaacatcttgcatacaacactgagctattcaaataatccacagattttaactttaaacatgcatgtagatgggacaatgaatcctcaaaccatctgtggatggcacacgtttgcacacaatttgtgaaaaaaaactgtttgaaaaaaaaaaaaaaaaatgtttaatttttttttttaaatcgtctaatcaaccaaagatttcgcgacccccctgcagtacctccacggaccccctgggggtcgcggaccccctgttgaagacctctggcaTATCATATGATTAGTTGTTGGTAAAAGTGTCACTTTGGTTCAATCTGTCACTTAAATTagagcaaaagaaagaaaaagaaacttaaaAATCTATCAGTCCCGTCTCTCATTTTGTCCACGAGTTGCTGCTGTCGGTTTCTGAGCCTCCACGTGAGACATTACGGTTGCAGACGTGTTACTATTTAGAAAATATGAGTTGTGCACAGGTAAAATCATCATGTACTTCAGGGTTTTGTGTTCCAACTGAAGTAGAGCTGGAGCTGAATAAAAGCCACGTCTGCTGCAGAATCATTTCTCACAGAACAAAACAGCAATTAAACATTTTCACATGCATTTCAGAGCCAGATGTAAGCAGATGTTAGCAGGGTTTCTGACAAGATGAGGCTTAAATGTTGCTTACCTAATTTTCATACAGGCGTCTGCTAAATGATCAAATGTAAATGCACATTATATCACCATGTTGATGACTACTTGAACTTgaaagatggaggaaaaacTACTGATGTGCGTATGTTTCTAAATTCCTTCTTATGTTCAATGAGACTGACCTAATAATTGAATAAGATGCTTAATAAAACTTGCTGCTGCCAAGGTAACCATGGCTTTTACCACATCACCCGGGACTAAAATCTAATGGCATTCAGTTTTAAGTTGTACCAGTGAAAATCCACACAAATATATATGCGTATGTGATTTGGTTATAAATCAAATACCACTCAAGTCAAACTACATAAAAGCTTAAGTACAGTTCaccacagtgaagagagacaatCAAAACGGCATTAAGAACAGTTGAGTACATGATTGTTCCTTGATTTAAATCACTGAGTTTTGTGAATTCctctcagtcttttttttcagtttttttgggTGGACTCTTCCATCGCAGTTTGAAGTCAGTCAATCCCTGACGTGTCAGCAAGTCGTTCATCTGAAGAGGAATTAAATAAGCAGTCACCGACATAACCATAATTTATACTGAAATAAAAATGGGGACAGAAAGTTTTACCTGCTGGAGGACCTGGCTGTAAACAGCTGGATCAGTCAGGTCAGCATCAGTCTCAGTCGTTATCTTGAAAGTGGAGGTCATCCTTGAAACTGAACATAAACACTGAGTCAGAAATAATGGGACACATTTtaactgaaaagaaaatgtatttcttCATAACGTTATGAATAATCACCTTGATGGCAGATGAATGGCCACTTGTAACTACAGAACTCATCAAGCCACTGATGCAAAGGACTTTCCATCACACAGTGTTGAATTCCAAGAATGTTCGTTTCGTCATTAGGGTCCCAGTTGGTGAGGGAGCTTTTGCTCTTGTCGGACCAAGTCCATGGAACTCTGTACAGACCGATCCAAGGTGCAGCTCCAGATGGTTTTGTCCTGAAAGCCTCAGCGTTTTCTTCCTCATTTTCAATCATTGCTAAGTCCGTGTAGTGTTTCCTGCAGTACTCTTGAGCAGACTTCCATGTTTCCCCTTGTGAGATGTACACatagtttttcttgttttgctttgtaactgcaacagaaaataaaccAGTGGAAGTTCAATTATTCCTCTTGTGCTgcatttcagtttgtttttgcaCAATGATGAAGATATTGATAACAACTGCTCAGCTGTTCCCAAGTGCTTAGATAGAAGCCAACAAGAACTATTTACTGGAAACCTGCCAGCTTGTGGTTCTCCTAAGGGTAGCTTGTTGAGCCATGAATTATAATTTAGAGGACATTTACAGAAGGTCATGAAATGGAAACTCCCTCTACGTttagataataataacaataatgatcTAAATATAAATAAGCCTAATAATAAGGCTTAATGACTGCTGGCACATGCAAAGAGCATCATATGAATGTATACGTTTCCTTATTTAAATAGAATCTATTATAGTTATAGTTAGTAAGACGTGCGTAAAGTTTTATGTACTTGGCACTCAGGGTCTTCCATAGTAAGAGGCATAAAGAGAAGCATTGCTGCACCGGAGGAGACACCTTTTATTACTATTTAcgaaaaaatctttttaaaatgattgGATTAAATCTATAAAACATGACTTACCATTGTAGCAAATAAAGTCTTTGGTCAGGAAACAATCCATATCACCCCATAGTCCTGTGGTGTTCATCACTACACACGTTTCCTTTGCCCATATGTAATCTGGTTGACCAGAATCCCACATCTGGAAACCGGTTTTGCTCGTTTCCCCGGTCGTTGACCATCTCCAAGAGTTGGTGTCATTGCCCATGGAAGTTTTCCAGGACTTGGGGTCATCCCAGAGTCCGATCCACGCATAGGaataagagaaatcagctttcaGCCTGCTTATATCATCCATGCTTTCGAAGGTGGCCAAGTCGGTGTATTTGTCTCTGCAGTACTGTTGAGCGTCTGCCCAATTCATTGGTATGTTAACATAGTGGTAATGACGCGCGGGGCACTGTGAGCAGGAGCTGAGGTCAAGTCCTACATATAAACGGAGGATGTAGTTAGTGTTTATTGaatcatttaaacaaattaacacAGTTATGCTGAAGTCTTTGATATTCACAGtaatttttgttgttattgtttggaCAACTCAGTGACCTAAGGAACATACAAACTCAAAATTTCCTtttcacagttttaaaaaaacaatttgatGTTCTGCTAATTGTGATTTtatttcattgtgtgtgtgtgtttgtgtgtgtgtgtgtgttatgggGAAGATGATGATTTCACAAATACAGCTGTATTGATGCCGcctgtgttgtttttattcaaCATGTTAAACCATGTTTCAGTCGATTTTCTATTAGCTGGAGAAATTTCAGTTAAACTTCATCCCCTTTGACTATGTTTCAATATCAGTTGTGAGACaattgagaaagaaagaaaccttTCTCTAATTGCTAATGCTAGAACAATAATGCTCTTCTCAACAGGAACGACAGGTAAATAACTCCCCTTTCATCAGGAATCTGGCTTGGTGGTGTGCTCCTGTTTACTTAGTTTTATTCAGTCGGTGTCTTCTCTTGCAAAAATCTTCACATACTCACACAGCTGTTGCTTTTGTTTGTGAAATAAGTTCACTCTTAAATGCACACTTCAGTGTGACCTCTCCTATGTCGTCTTAAATTTGAGCTCCTTCATCACAGAAGTTATATATTctgtatatataatataaattaaatgtgTTAAGCCAtaaatggatacatatgaaataaataaatgcttatTTTGTTGTAGCACTACTTTCCATATTTCCACCTGCATTATTTCTGTGTATATTTCCtcgatttattcttttttgtagAGGTCCTATCTCAGCAGTGATCTGAACTTTAGAATTGGCACGTTTTTCTTAAGTCAACCTTCTCTTAAAGGTCTACACTTCTCAGCTCGGTGACTGAATGGAAGATCAAACAGTTAGAGGCTCTTACCACAGAAGAGGAGGATCAGATGCAGTGTGTTGTCCATTTCAGATTTCACTGAAACTTAGAAAGAAATATTAGAAATTAGAACCACACCAGGAGAGCAGACGCTAAAACACAAAGCCACCTTGAATAAAACCTTGACTGGGCTTTTACGGCTGCACCATAATTAATGACATTCTTTTTGCTCATATTTATAGTGCCCTCCGTAATGTTTGGCATCACAatcacatttttctttctctgttccTCATTGTGAAATTCTAAATCAAATAATTCAGACATGATTAAAGTGCACATTCCAGAATTTGGTTTAGAgtcattttcatacatttttagtTCCTCCATGTAGGAATTACAACACTTTTATAgctttgttttttggaaataaGTTGTTCTGTACATTTTATGTGCAATATAAAACTCTACCAGTGGAATTGCTGGTGTTTTGATAAATAGCAGCCgacagtgtttttattttgttcaagTTGAGTTAGCCTTggttttgtgtgtatttgtggatttcagatTACAAATGTAAATTTATTCTGCAGATGTTattaaaaagcatttctgaaaaTTTAGTGTTGCTGCTGGGGAAAAGTTCCTCAAAAGTTCAAATTTCACAATTAAAACTGAAATATTCTGTTCAATCGAGCAGGTTGAGGCAGATCAATCAAACAAATGGTAGCAGACTTATATTAGTAATGTTAAAAAATGTGAAGATGAAAGAAGATAGAAGATATACCTGCAGGTATGAATCCAGCCTTTGAGCAGAGCAACAGCACATCAGTGCAGGAATGGCTGACATCTGCGTGGAAATGTCCTCTCAACCCTCTGCTCACCATTATTtggtttcacagtttttgcatGATCATTTTCAAGTATCCAAATGATCAGCTTAACAAAAGCCAGCCCTGCGGATGTGTTTTGCCTCATGTTGTTTTATCCTATAACCTGAAATCCCAAATAGGTCTGTGgcagaaaccaaagcagaaCATGACACATAGCCTACTGCAGTGCAgtggaaaacaaagcaaaatcaGTCAATTTTCCTTAAATGCTGCTCTTTAATGGCGTTTTTCGTTGTTTGAAATCTTTGTGGCATTGTTAGTGGCACTGGGTTTTCAatgaacaggtgtaaacagatgtAAATCCCTGCTATGGCTTTGGATGCATCGGTAGTGTGGTGCCGATATAAAGAATATGATTTAAATGTGCCAAAACAGTCAGCATTATTTTCAGTCGTAAAAATCTTAGTCTggaaaactgaaaagaaaaaaacaaaacaatttctaCGGCATCagttgctgtttctgtgctctcAGTTCCTGTTAATCCAACACTTACCAACCTACTTTGCTGAAGTTGGCACACATAGGATGCATTTTTACAGTAAGCTACTAAGTTTGAACGTGAAAACAGTTCTGTACCAGGTTTCGTGCAGTGTAGAAGGCTCAATCCTTTTTTTCTGACCCTTGTCACCCCCTTTTTAACAAGCGTGAGGTTCCTCCACCAGGTCGTAGAAACTACTactttactatttttatttcaaacctCTGTTTACATTCACTGATGTTTTATCTGCAGTAAGGATTCATACATGTGGAAAGGCTGaccgtttctgctgctgcacacTAAATGGCCCCTCGggggaaaataaaaatgaacttaaagggacactgtgtaatttcttcccccatctactggtgcaattttattttgaaaagtcgaatgaatttgctctctagcgcctcgcctTTTCAAATGTACGTTGCAACTTGTTGAagtacggcaggcggtatgtgtcaagattcaagaagctcacGTTGCCTTTTCAATTCTCTTTTACGCTTTTTTGGCaacgaggatcccttctcctgtggcgtggcataactatggtcttccattgcgaacaaaagtgcaggtcgttcaggctggtttataccagagaatgtctgatggcgtagactggctctgtttttacctgcgtgcaaacgtgacgtcaaaatggggaaaacacaattcgaagtgctttatgtccctctcggcactttgtcgtttttcatagaccggaaggacatggcagcctccatagagcttgcccgctctgtgtagatacagacaagtgattcttcgctcaggaggatgagtgagattgttgacagagataattttacaccaatgaggactaatttatgaatgaatatgttgatttgagctaataaatgacttaatttattacatagtgtccctttaaacctTGAATGTGTAATCTGAATATAGAAAATGACATCAGATGCTGCTGATGCAGTGGTCACGTAATGTTACCATGAATATATACACATGCAGCACAGATAAAACTGCACAGGCATAATCACAGACAGACACTAATCAGGGACACGTGTTTAATCTGAGTATAGACATGGTCTCTTGGCAGAAAACATGTCTTGTAGAAATACAAATGATCATAAGATTTAATGGAAAGTCATTAGTAAAAACACTGATAgatttgaaattgttttataATAAGAAGCGGCTGTCATTGCTTTAAACTTTGAGATCTCTAGGGAATATAAAAACATGCTCAGAGTTTTATTGGTtgaaaaatcagaaaacaaGCTCATTATTATTCAGACTATCTTTATTTATCTTAAAACATGTTCCAGGTTATCTTATCTGCTGATGACAGTAATAAAGTCAAATCACtcagtgagaaataaaaacacatcaaagctgAACAGTGTTTAAAAATATGAATGGAACTAAAGTAAttattaaaaagaataaaacaacaaacaagcACAGAAATCATGGCCCTTATCTAATGAAGATCTGTTATAAATGCATATCATATGATTAGTTGTGGGTAAAAGTGTCACTTTGGTTCAATCTGTCACTTAAATTagagcaaaagaaagaaaaagaaacttaaaAACCTATCAGTCCCATCTCTCATTTTGTCCACGAGTTGCTGCTGTCGGTTTCTGAGCCTCCACGTGAGACATTACGGTTGCAGACGTGTTACTGTTTAGAAAATGTGAGTTGTGCACAGGTAAAATCATCATGTACTTCAGAGTTTTGTGTTCCAACTGAAGTAGAGCTAGAGCTGAATAAAAGCCACACAAATATATATGCGTATGTGATTTGGTTATAAATCAAATACCACTCAAGTCAAACTACATAAAAGCTTAAGTACAGTTCaccacagtgaagagagacaatCAAAACGGCATTAAGAACAGTTGAGTACATGATTGTTCCCTGATTTAAATCACTGAGTTTTGTGAATTCctctcagtcttttttttcagtttttttgggTGGACTCTTCCATCGCAGTTTGAAGTCAGTCAATCCCTGACGTGTCAGCAAGTCGTTCATCTGAAGAGGAATTAAATAAGCAGTCACCGACATAACCATAATTTATACTGAAATAAAAACGGGGACAGAAAGTTTTACCTGCTGGAGGACCTGGCTGTAAACAGCTGGATCAGTCAGGTCAGCATCAGTCTCAGTCGTTATCTTGAAAGTGGAGGTCCTCCTTGGAACTGAACATAAAAACTGAGTCAGAAATAATGGGACACATTTcaactgaaaagaaaatgtatttctttATAACGTTATGAATAATCACCTTGATGGCAGATGAATGGATTCTTGTTACTACAGACCCCATCATGCCACTGATGCAACTTATTTTCTGACACACAGTGTTGATTACCACCATAGTTCCTGTTGTCATTAGGGTCCCAGTTGGTGAAGGAGCTTTTGCTCTTGTCGGACCAAGTCCATGGAACTCTGTACAGACCGATCCAAGGTGTATATCCAGATGGTTTTGTCCTGAAAGCCTCAGCGTTTTCTTCCTCATTTTCAATCATTGCTAAGTCCGTGTAGTGTTTCCTGCAGTACTCTTGAGCAGACTTCCATGTTACCACATTTGAGAAGAACACatagtttttcttgttttgctttgtaactgcaacagaaaataaaccAGTGGAAGTTCAATTATTCCTCTTGTGCTGCATTACAGTTTGTTTTTGCACAATGATGAAGATATTGATAACAACTGCTCAGCTGTTCCCAAGTGCTTAGATAGAAGCCAACAAGAACTATTTACTGGAAACCTGCCAGCTTGTGGTTTTCCTAAGGGTAGCTTGTTGAGCCATGAATTATAATTTAGAGGACGTTTACACAAGGCCATGAAATAGCAGCTCCCTCTATGTTTAGATAAGAATAGTAATAATGATCTAAATATAAATAAGCCTAATAATAAGGCTTAATGACTGCTGGCACATACAAAGAGCAACATATGAATGTATACGTTTCCTTATTTGAATAGAATCTATTATAGTTATAGTTAGTAAGACGTGCGTAAAGTTTTATGTACTTGGCACTCAGGGTCTTCCATAGTAAGAGGCATAAAGAGAAGCATTGCTGCACCGGAGGAGACACCTTTTATtactatttattaaaaaatcttttaaaaatccCTGGATTAAATCTATAAAACAAGACTTACCATTGTAGCAAATAAAGTCTCTGGTCTGGGAACAATCCTGATCAAACCATAGTCCTGCGGTTTCCATCGCTACACACGTTTCCTTTGCCCCTTTGTAATCTGGTTGACCAGAAGCCCACATCTGGAAACCGGTTTTGCTCGTTTCCCCGGTGGTTGACCATCTCCAAGAGTTGGTGTCATTGCCCATGGAAGTTTTCCAGGACTTGGGGTCATCCCAGAGTCCGATCCACGCATAGGaataagggaaatcagctttcagCCTGCTTATATCATCCATGCTTTCGAAGGTGGCCAAGTCGGTGTATTTGTCTCTGCAGTACTGTTGAGCGTCGGCCCAATTCATTGGTAAGTTAACATAGTGGTAATGACGCGGGGGGCACTGTGAGCAGGAGCTGAGGTCAAGTCCTACATACAGATGGAGGATGTAGTTAGTGTTTTTTGAatcatttaaacaaatgaaactAAATTTGTACTACAGGGCAGAAAATGTTGGTATAAACAGAGGTGTATTGTTGTagtgttttgtttaattaatAAAGTCAGTTACTGTTTATTGGAAAAAATACTGCTAGATTTTAtcccctttttctgtgtttcaatAGAAGAAAACTGTCTTCTGTCATCACCTGTCAATATGGTatgattgaaaaagagaaaactcaTTTATTTCATCAATAATGCTGAAACATTAATGCTCTTACCAAAGAACAGAgcagtcatcatcatcatgaacCCATccattttgatgtttactgcaaACAAGAAGATAATGTGACACAAAACCAGCTGTAAAGCTTCTACGTGACTATTTATTTGCAAACATTTCCAAATAAATACTTGTTGACTCTTGGTTTGTTCTGCCTGAGTGAGATCTCTACTAGTGTAAAACTGGAATAATCCAAAATGATGTACGCTCAAATTTATCCAGCTTACaatcattaaaacaaacaaaataaccaagaaaaaacagattgCAACGAAAGAAAGTTTGTGGTTCTTTATGACGATGAGCCCAAGATATATTAATGATTGTTTGTGTATTGCCTGATTAGTTTCCTGTTGACTGATGGTCAAATTTATATGTAAACTCAGTAACTAACTTAGTCTGTACTTGTTCACAGCTATAAACCATCAAAGGTTTTGATTTTGTCATCAAGAAAGAAGATTTTTACCAAATGA
This window harbors:
- the LOC142380873 gene encoding putative C-type lectin domain family 20 member A, translated to MNWADAQQYCRDKYTDLATFESMDDISRLKADFPYSYAWIGLWDDPKSWKTSMGNDTNSWRWSTTGETSKTGFQMWASGQPDYKGAKETCVAMETAGLWFDQDCSQTRDFICYNVTKQNKKNYVFFSNVVTWKSAQEYCRKHYTDLAMIENEEENAEAFRTKPSGYTPWIGLYRVPWTWSDKSKSSFTNWDPNDNRNYGGNQHCVSENKLHQWHDGVCSNKNPFICHQVPRRTSTFKITTETDADLTDPAVYSQVLQQMNDLLTRQGLTDFKLRWKSPPKKTEKKD